The Micromonospora sp. M71_S20 genome has a window encoding:
- a CDS encoding alpha/beta fold hydrolase, producing MHPTANSFRTPDGVTLGVEHFGDAAAPLVLLAGGPTMLSWPDALCETLARGGRHVVRYDLRDSGASTTVDPEAPAYTLRDLAADAAALARGLDDRPAHLAGIGVGGMVAQVAALDHPEAFSALTLAGTRPVAPGPVDDDLPDHDAATMGRRFALPMPDWSDRAAVAEFAAASAEILGDDPAAARAKAERIFDRTPGKEPAIQMANQMGMVFSRLDCEPRWRERLPELAIPTLVVHGRHDPFFPVGNGEALAREVPGARLLVLEQAATAIPDAAADEVTAAMLAL from the coding sequence ATGCATCCGACGGCCAACTCGTTCCGCACGCCCGACGGCGTGACGCTCGGGGTCGAGCACTTCGGCGATGCGGCGGCGCCCCTCGTGCTGCTCGCGGGCGGCCCGACCATGCTCTCCTGGCCCGACGCGCTCTGCGAGACGCTCGCGCGCGGCGGACGTCACGTCGTGCGCTACGACCTGCGCGACTCCGGCGCGTCGACGACGGTCGACCCCGAGGCGCCGGCGTACACGCTGCGCGACCTCGCCGCCGACGCCGCCGCGCTCGCCCGCGGACTCGACGACCGACCGGCGCACCTGGCGGGCATCGGCGTCGGCGGGATGGTCGCCCAGGTCGCCGCGCTCGACCACCCGGAGGCGTTCTCGGCACTCACCCTCGCCGGGACGCGGCCCGTCGCACCGGGCCCGGTCGACGACGACCTGCCCGACCACGACGCGGCGACGATGGGCCGGCGGTTCGCGCTGCCGATGCCCGACTGGTCCGACCGCGCTGCCGTGGCGGAGTTCGCCGCCGCCAGCGCGGAGATCCTCGGCGACGACCCCGCCGCGGCGCGCGCGAAGGCCGAGCGCATCTTCGACCGTACGCCGGGCAAGGAGCCCGCGATCCAGATGGCCAACCAGATGGGCATGGTGTTCTCCAGGCTGGACTGTGAGCCGCGCTGGCGCGAGCGCCTGCCCGAACTCGCGATACCGACGCTCGTGGTGCACGGTCGTCACGACCCGTTCTTCCCGGTCGGCAACGGCGAGGCGCTCGCGCGCGAGGTCCCCGGCGCGCGGCTGCTCGTGCTCGAACAGGCCGCGACCGCGATCCCCGACGCGGCCGCCGATGAGGTCACCGCGGCGATGCTCGCGCTGTAG
- a CDS encoding MbtH family protein, which produces MANPFDDESGTFVVLVNAEGQHSLWPVFAAVPDGWQTAFGPAGRAECLAYVEASWTDIRPKSLLEHQP; this is translated from the coding sequence ATGGCAAACCCGTTCGACGACGAGAGCGGCACGTTTGTGGTCCTGGTGAACGCGGAAGGTCAGCACAGCCTCTGGCCCGTCTTCGCCGCGGTACCCGATGGCTGGCAGACGGCCTTTGGGCCCGCGGGGCGGGCGGAGTGCCTGGCGTATGTCGAGGCGTCATGGACCGACATCCGGCCCAAGAGCCTACTGGAGCACCAGCCATGA
- a CDS encoding non-ribosomal peptide synthetase: MSAPKIEDILPLTPLQQGLLFHSELSAGEEDVYTVQLEVVLDGPLRADDLWAAADALLHRHAALRVTFRRRRNGDPVQVVTSGVRVPRRVVDLSDRPADAAEVAAADRAEAFDLTRGPALRLTLLRLGPERHTLILTSHHILLDGWSMPLLVQELTALHAVYAAGGAPSPAEAADRAGLPPITPYRDYLRWLGSRDDAAAAAAWSTELAGLHEPTYLVPIERGRPRPVHVETTLPFGGRLKSVAREHGLTVNTVLQVAWAVVLGRLTRREDVVFGATVSGRPPELPGADRMLGLFINTLPVRVRVRDDTSLLETATALQQRWVALREHGHLGLSEIRRTTGVGDVFDTLIVFQNFPTARDGESAGDVKVVDVTGHDATHYPVSLVVDASEEITLRVTRRDGAVVPGGPEELLARVSRILEAFADDPHRRIGDLDLLSSAERHLLLGEWIHTGLDRTRVVPGSLPPIGRPIPNARAYLLGPGLHLMPPGVTGELYLAGAGIARGYLGQPALTAERFIPDPFGEPGKRMYRTGDLGRWREDGQIEYLGRVDHQVKINGFRVEPAEVEAQLVERADVHRAVVVVREDVPGVRRLVAYVVATPGAQTSTAELLAGLRERLPNYLVPGAVVWLDKIPTNAHDKVDRAALPAPEHGALAHSRAGGSPAEQLMSDLFAEALGRSRVGVDDGFFDLGGHSLLAAKLVNRIRVVFRTEVGIRDVFQVLTPAGLVRRIRELAGASVRPPLVATGVVGVVPLSFAQRRLWFIDELNGPSAVYNIPVALRLDRDLDPGVLAAALADVVGRHEALRTVYRTVDGEPYQVVLDDVRPVLTVRDLAPGEVSEAVESAAGHVFDLANDVVLRAWLLRPVGAAQVLVVVIHHIAGDGASMGPLLRDLATAYQARAVGEAPGWLPLPVRYVDYTLWQRELLGDVGDPESLLSRQLGFWRAALAGVPQVLELPTDRPRPVQASHRGGVVPFTLDGRVHEAMLRLARAAGVSMFMVLQAALATMLSRLGAGTDIPIGTVVAGRGDEALDDVVGFFVNTLVLRTDVSGDPSFDDLLTQVRDTDLAAYENQDLPFERLVEELNPSRTTAHHPLVQVMLLQEGDGDPAPSAGGLAGNELSFRAGVSKFDLTVAFAESHEPDGRPAGIAGGIEYASDLFDEVTVAEFSVAFARLVAVLVAEPGVPVGRHELLTVAQRRELVEVFNETGSPGPDVRVTEAFAWQVAAGPDRVALVDGDVRMTYAQLDVAGDRLAGRLVAAGVRRGDVVGVLLERGVPMAVAMLGVLRAGAAYAMLDPEFPDARLAAMAEDAELAALVTDESLAGRLACAGPVVLVDGAAVEAGSPMGPLVVAGDPGDAACVMFTSGSTGRPKGALASHRAIVGTVVGQDFVDLGPEQVWLQCAPVSWDAFAWEFWGPLLNGAVCVLHPGQRPEPARIAELVARHGITTLFLSTGLFNLMLDEFPETLAAVGQVITGGEAASVEHLARACQLPELRLVHAYGPVESMIFTNCHRIESPPRHAPVPVGRPLVNRRCYVLDERLRPVPVGVTGELYVAGTGLADGYLRQAGLTAERFVADPFGGAGARMYRTGDLARWTRDGMVEIIGRADDQVKIRGFRIEPGEVAAALAAQPGVGAVAVVVREDRPGDKQLVAYLTPAAGAQSDLAAADLRRAAAGTLPAHMVPAAFVLLDRLPLTANGKLDKTALPAPEFGVGVSSRVGRTPAEQLMGELFAGVLGRSRVGVDDGFFDLGGHSLLAAKLVNRVRVVFGAEIGIRDVFRTPTPAGLVRRVRELAGASVRPPLVATGVVGVVPLSFAQRRLWFIDELNGPSAVYNIPVALRLDRDLDPGVLAAALADVVGRHEALRTVYRTVDGEPYQVVLDDVRPVLTVRDLAPGEVSEAVESAAGHVFDLANDVVLRAWLLRPVGAAQVLVVVIHHIAGDGASMGPLLRDLATAYQARAVGEAPGWLPLPVRYVDYTLWQRELLGDVGDPESLLSRQLGFWRAALAGVPQVLELPTDRPRPVQASHRGGVVPFTLDGRVHEAMLRLARAAGVSMFMVLQAALATMLSRLGAGTDIPIGTVVAGRGDEALDDVVGFFVNTLVLRTDVSGDPSFDDLLIRVRDTDLAAYENQDLPFERLVEEINPTRSNAYHPLVQVMLLQEADGSMPSVSGLAGENLSFRAGVAKFDLTVAFAESHEPDGRPAGIAGGIEYATDLFDEATVSGFCATFARLVAVLVAEPGVPVGRHELLTVGQRRELVEVFNETGSPGPDVRVTEAFAWQVAAGPERVALVDGDVRMTYAQLDVAGDRLAGRLVAAGVRRGDVVGVLLERGVPMAVAMLAVLRAGAAYAMLDPEFPDARLAAMAEDAELAALVTDDKLAGRLAYAGPAVLVDEAAIWDGCLSLPTGRTVPNGVMGSVDSLVVAGDPGDAACVMFTSGSTGRPKGALASHRAIVGTVVGQDFVDLGPEQVWLQCAPVSWDAFAWEFWGPLLNGAVCVLHPGQRPEPARIAELVARHGITTLFLSTGLFNLMLDEFPETLAAVGQVITGGEAASVEHLARACQLPELRLVHAYGPVESMIFTNCHRIESPPRHAPVPVGGPLVNRRCYVLDERLRPVPVGVTGELYVAGTGLADGYLRQAGLTAERFVADPFGGAGARMYRTGDLARWTRDGMVEIIGRADDQVKIRGFRIEPGEVAAALAAQPGVGAVAVVVREDRPGDKQLVAYLTPAAGAQSDLAAADLRRAAAGTLPAHMVPAAFVLLDRLPLTANGKLDKTALPAPHQDRNPGRPPRTPSERVMCDVFAEVLGVASVGLDDGFFELGGHSLLAPRLVSRIRNTLGRDISVRDLFERPTVAGLLGEGRGVDTLGVLLPLQSGGTRRPLFCVHPGIGMSWSYAGLARHLGADQPIYGLQTRALTVPGYRAASLPELAEEYLEEIRRVQPHGPYRLLGWSFGGVVAHAVATAAQQAGEQVELLAMMDAYPVRAEEAARPRSDRDTMLMLMGEDDQPGDLPDEILDRYDPTVAAEVLRHRDPVLASFTHDEVHALVLAAVNHADIMAAHRPGVFSGDLLFFSAERVEADEDLSARRWEEHLDGTIECHSVAATHHRMTEQAPLAEIGQILAAKLT, translated from the coding sequence GTGAGTGCCCCGAAGATCGAGGACATCCTTCCGCTGACCCCGCTGCAACAGGGACTGCTGTTCCACTCCGAGCTCAGCGCGGGCGAGGAGGACGTGTACACCGTGCAGCTCGAGGTGGTCCTGGACGGGCCGCTGCGAGCCGACGACCTGTGGGCGGCGGCGGACGCGCTTCTGCACCGCCACGCGGCCCTGCGCGTCACGTTCCGTCGCCGCCGCAACGGCGACCCGGTGCAGGTCGTGACCAGCGGGGTGCGGGTGCCCCGCCGGGTCGTCGATCTCTCCGACCGCCCGGCTGACGCGGCGGAGGTGGCCGCCGCCGACCGCGCCGAGGCGTTCGACCTCACGCGTGGGCCCGCGTTGCGCCTCACGCTGCTGCGCCTGGGCCCGGAGCGGCACACGCTGATCCTCACGAGCCACCACATCCTGCTCGACGGCTGGTCGATGCCGTTGCTCGTACAGGAGTTGACGGCACTGCACGCGGTGTACGCCGCCGGCGGCGCTCCCTCGCCCGCGGAAGCAGCGGACCGGGCGGGCCTGCCCCCGATCACGCCCTACCGGGACTACCTGCGGTGGCTCGGCTCGCGTGACGATGCCGCCGCGGCTGCCGCGTGGTCCACCGAGCTGGCCGGGCTGCACGAACCGACGTACCTGGTCCCGATCGAGCGTGGGCGGCCGAGGCCCGTCCATGTCGAGACCACCCTGCCGTTCGGCGGCCGGCTGAAGTCCGTCGCCCGCGAGCACGGCCTCACCGTCAACACCGTGCTGCAGGTCGCGTGGGCGGTGGTGCTGGGCCGGCTGACCCGCCGGGAGGACGTCGTGTTCGGCGCCACGGTGTCCGGGCGTCCGCCGGAGCTGCCGGGTGCCGACCGGATGCTCGGGCTGTTCATCAACACACTGCCGGTCCGGGTGCGGGTGCGGGACGACACCTCGTTACTGGAAACCGCCACCGCGCTCCAGCAACGGTGGGTGGCACTGCGCGAGCACGGCCACCTCGGCCTGTCCGAGATTCGCCGTACGACCGGGGTCGGCGACGTGTTCGACACGCTGATCGTGTTCCAGAACTTCCCGACCGCCCGGGACGGCGAGTCCGCAGGAGACGTAAAGGTCGTCGACGTCACCGGCCACGACGCGACGCACTACCCGGTCAGCCTCGTCGTCGACGCGTCCGAGGAGATCACGCTGAGGGTCACCCGCCGGGACGGGGCCGTCGTGCCCGGCGGACCAGAGGAACTGCTGGCCAGGGTGAGTCGGATTCTGGAGGCGTTCGCCGACGACCCGCACCGCCGGATCGGCGATCTCGACCTGTTGTCGTCCGCCGAACGTCACCTGCTGCTGGGCGAGTGGATCCACACCGGACTCGACCGCACCCGGGTGGTGCCGGGCAGCCTGCCGCCGATCGGGCGCCCCATTCCGAACGCCCGCGCCTATCTGCTCGGCCCCGGGCTGCACCTCATGCCGCCCGGCGTGACCGGAGAGCTGTACCTCGCCGGTGCCGGAATCGCCCGCGGCTACCTCGGCCAACCCGCGCTGACCGCGGAGCGGTTCATTCCCGACCCGTTCGGCGAGCCGGGCAAGCGCATGTACCGCACCGGCGACCTGGGGCGCTGGCGCGAAGACGGGCAGATCGAATACCTGGGCCGGGTCGACCACCAAGTGAAGATCAACGGGTTCCGGGTCGAGCCCGCCGAGGTGGAGGCACAACTGGTCGAGCGGGCCGACGTGCACCGTGCCGTGGTCGTGGTACGCGAGGACGTGCCCGGAGTGCGGCGCCTGGTCGCCTACGTCGTCGCTACGCCCGGGGCGCAGACGTCGACTGCCGAGTTGCTCGCCGGGTTGCGGGAGAGGCTGCCGAACTACCTGGTGCCCGGCGCTGTCGTGTGGCTGGACAAGATCCCGACGAATGCCCACGACAAGGTGGACCGCGCGGCGCTGCCCGCTCCCGAACACGGCGCCCTGGCTCACTCGCGGGCTGGAGGTTCGCCCGCCGAGCAGTTGATGAGTGATCTGTTCGCCGAGGCACTTGGCCGCAGCCGGGTCGGTGTCGACGACGGGTTCTTCGATCTGGGTGGGCATTCGTTGCTCGCCGCCAAGCTGGTCAACCGGATCAGGGTCGTCTTCCGTACGGAGGTCGGCATCCGTGACGTGTTCCAGGTACTCACGCCGGCCGGGTTGGTTCGCCGGATCCGTGAGTTGGCTGGTGCGTCGGTGCGGCCTCCGTTGGTGGCGACGGGTGTGGTGGGTGTGGTGCCGTTGTCGTTTGCGCAGCGTCGGTTGTGGTTCATTGATGAGTTGAATGGGCCGAGTGCGGTTTACAACATTCCGGTGGCGTTGCGTTTGGATCGTGATCTGGATCCGGGGGTCTTGGCGGCGGCGTTGGCGGATGTGGTGGGTCGGCATGAGGCGTTGCGGACGGTGTATCGGACTGTTGACGGTGAGCCGTATCAGGTGGTTCTTGATGATGTGCGGCCGGTGTTGACTGTGCGGGATCTGGCGCCTGGTGAGGTGTCTGAGGCGGTGGAGTCAGCGGCGGGTCATGTTTTCGATCTCGCTAATGATGTTGTTTTGCGGGCGTGGTTGTTGCGTCCGGTTGGTGCGGCTCAGGTGTTGGTGGTGGTGATCCATCACATCGCCGGGGATGGTGCGTCGATGGGGCCGTTGTTGCGGGATCTCGCGACGGCGTATCAGGCGCGGGCGGTTGGTGAGGCGCCGGGTTGGCTGCCGTTGCCGGTGCGGTATGTGGATTACACGTTGTGGCAGCGGGAGCTGCTTGGTGACGTTGGTGATCCGGAGAGTCTGTTGTCGCGGCAGTTGGGTTTCTGGCGGGCGGCGTTGGCTGGTGTGCCGCAGGTGTTGGAGTTGCCCACGGATCGGCCTCGTCCGGTGCAGGCGAGTCATCGGGGTGGGGTGGTGCCGTTCACGTTGGACGGTCGTGTTCATGAGGCGATGCTGCGGTTGGCGCGTGCTGCCGGGGTGTCGATGTTCATGGTGTTGCAGGCGGCCTTGGCGACGATGTTGTCGCGGCTGGGTGCCGGCACGGACATCCCGATCGGCACGGTCGTGGCCGGACGGGGTGACGAGGCGTTGGACGACGTGGTCGGTTTCTTCGTGAACACCCTCGTGCTGCGTACCGACGTCTCGGGCGATCCCAGCTTCGATGATCTGTTGACCCAGGTCCGTGACACCGACCTGGCCGCCTACGAGAATCAGGATCTGCCCTTCGAACGCCTCGTCGAGGAGCTCAACCCCAGCCGCACCACCGCCCACCATCCCCTTGTCCAGGTGATGCTGCTTCAGGAAGGCGACGGCGACCCGGCACCCTCAGCGGGTGGGCTGGCCGGCAACGAGTTGTCCTTCCGGGCGGGGGTGTCGAAGTTCGATCTGACGGTCGCCTTCGCTGAGTCCCACGAGCCGGATGGTCGGCCGGCTGGCATCGCTGGCGGGATCGAGTACGCGTCCGACCTGTTCGACGAGGTGACGGTAGCGGAGTTCAGCGTCGCTTTCGCTCGGTTGGTTGCTGTGTTGGTGGCGGAGCCGGGGGTGCCGGTCGGTCGGCATGAGTTGCTGACGGTTGCGCAGCGTCGCGAGTTGGTGGAGGTCTTCAACGAGACTGGTTCTCCTGGGCCGGATGTGCGGGTGACGGAGGCGTTCGCCTGGCAGGTTGCTGCTGGTCCGGATCGGGTCGCGTTGGTGGACGGCGATGTGCGGATGACGTACGCGCAGTTGGATGTGGCCGGTGACCGGTTGGCGGGGCGGTTGGTGGCGGCTGGTGTGCGGCGCGGTGACGTGGTGGGTGTGTTGTTGGAGCGGGGCGTGCCGATGGCGGTGGCCATGCTGGGCGTGCTGCGTGCCGGGGCCGCGTACGCCATGCTCGACCCGGAGTTCCCCGATGCCCGGCTGGCGGCGATGGCCGAGGACGCCGAACTGGCCGCGTTGGTGACCGACGAGAGCCTTGCTGGCCGGCTTGCCTGTGCGGGCCCGGTTGTGTTGGTCGATGGGGCTGCCGTGGAGGCCGGGTCGCCGATGGGTCCGCTGGTGGTGGCGGGTGATCCTGGGGATGCGGCTTGTGTGATGTTCACGTCGGGCTCGACGGGTCGGCCGAAGGGGGCGTTGGCGTCGCATCGGGCGATCGTCGGCACCGTCGTGGGGCAGGATTTTGTTGATCTCGGGCCGGAGCAGGTGTGGTTGCAGTGTGCGCCGGTGTCGTGGGATGCGTTCGCGTGGGAGTTCTGGGGTCCGTTGCTGAACGGGGCGGTCTGTGTGTTGCATCCGGGTCAGCGGCCGGAGCCGGCGCGGATCGCCGAGTTGGTTGCCCGTCATGGGATCACGACGTTGTTCCTGTCGACGGGGTTGTTCAACCTGATGCTCGATGAGTTTCCGGAGACGCTCGCTGCGGTGGGGCAGGTGATCACGGGTGGTGAGGCGGCTTCGGTAGAGCATCTGGCCCGGGCCTGTCAGTTGCCTGAGCTGCGGTTGGTGCATGCTTATGGGCCGGTGGAGAGCATGATCTTCACGAACTGTCATCGGATCGAGTCGCCTCCGCGGCATGCGCCGGTGCCGGTTGGCCGGCCGTTGGTGAACCGTCGCTGCTATGTGCTGGATGAGCGGTTGCGGCCGGTCCCGGTGGGTGTCACCGGCGAGTTGTATGTCGCCGGCACGGGGTTGGCGGATGGTTATCTGCGTCAGGCCGGGTTGACGGCTGAGCGGTTCGTCGCCGATCCCTTCGGTGGTGCGGGTGCGCGGATGTATCGCACGGGTGACCTGGCGCGGTGGACGCGCGACGGCATGGTGGAGATCATCGGTCGGGCTGACGACCAGGTGAAGATTCGGGGGTTCCGGATCGAGCCTGGCGAGGTCGCCGCGGCTCTCGCCGCGCAGCCCGGCGTCGGTGCAGTGGCTGTCGTGGTCCGTGAGGACCGGCCTGGCGACAAGCAACTCGTGGCCTACCTGACCCCGGCAGCCGGCGCACAGTCGGACCTGGCGGCGGCCGACCTACGCCGCGCCGCCGCCGGGACGCTCCCGGCCCACATGGTGCCCGCCGCCTTCGTACTACTCGACCGGCTACCACTGACCGCCAACGGCAAACTCGACAAGACAGCACTACCGGCCCCGGAGTTTGGTGTGGGGGTGTCGTCGCGGGTGGGGCGTACTCCTGCGGAGCAGTTGATGGGGGAACTGTTCGCCGGGGTGCTTGGCCGCAGCCGGGTCGGTGTCGACGACGGGTTCTTCGATCTGGGTGGGCATTCGTTGCTCGCCGCCAAGCTGGTCAACCGGGTTCGGGTGGTCTTCGGTGCGGAGATCGGCATCCGCGATGTGTTCCGTACGCCTACTCCGGCTGGATTGGTCCGTCGGGTGCGTGAGTTGGCTGGTGCGTCGGTGCGGCCTCCGTTGGTGGCGACGGGTGTGGTGGGTGTGGTGCCGTTGTCGTTTGCGCAGCGTCGGTTGTGGTTTATCGATGAGTTGAATGGGCCGAGTGCGGTTTACAACATTCCGGTGGCGTTGCGTTTGGATCGTGATCTGGATCCGGGGGTCTTGGCGGCGGCGTTGGCGGATGTGGTGGGTCGGCATGAGGCGTTGCGGACGGTGTATCGGACTGTTGACGGTGAGCCGTATCAGGTGGTTCTTGATGATGTGCGGCCGGTGTTGACTGTGCGGGATCTGGCGCCTGGTGAGGTGTCTGAGGCGGTGGAGTCAGCGGCGGGTCATGTTTTCGATCTCGCTAATGATGTTGTTTTGCGGGCGTGGTTGTTGCGTCCGGTTGGTGCGGCTCAGGTGTTGGTGGTGGTGATCCATCACATCGCCGGGGATGGTGCGTCGATGGGGCCGTTGTTGCGGGATCTCGCGACGGCGTATCAGGCGCGGGCGGTTGGTGAGGCGCCGGGTTGGCTGCCGTTGCCGGTGCGGTATGTGGATTACACGTTGTGGCAGCGGGAGCTGCTTGGTGACGTTGGTGATCCGGAGAGTCTGTTGTCGCGGCAGTTGGGTTTCTGGCGGGCGGCGTTGGCTGGTGTGCCGCAGGTGTTGGAGTTGCCCACGGATCGGCCTCGTCCGGTGCAGGCGAGTCATCGGGGTGGGGTGGTGCCGTTCACGTTGGACGGTCGTGTTCATGAGGCGATGCTGCGGTTGGCGCGTGCTGCCGGGGTGTCGATGTTCATGGTGTTGCAGGCGGCCTTGGCGACGATGTTGTCGCGGCTGGGTGCCGGCACGGACATCCCGATCGGCACGGTCGTGGCCGGACGGGGCGACGAGGCGTTGGACGACGTGGTCGGCTTCTTCGTGAACACCCTCGTGCTACGCACCGATGTCTCGGGCGATCCCAGCTTCGATGATCTGCTGATTCGGGTCCGCGACACCGACCTGGCCGCCTACGAGAATCAGGATCTGCCCTTCGAACGCCTCGTCGAGGAAATCAATCCCACCCGTTCCAACGCGTATCACCCGCTGGTGCAGGTGATGCTGCTTCAGGAGGCCGACGGCTCGATGCCGTCAGTAAGCGGGCTGGCCGGCGAGAACCTGTCGTTCCGGGCGGGGGTGGCCAAGTTCGATCTGACCGTCGCCTTCGCCGAATCCCACGAGCCGGATGGTCGGCCGGCCGGCATCGCTGGCGGGATCGAGTACGCCACCGACCTGTTCGACGAAGCGACCGTCAGTGGGTTCTGTGCGACCTTCGCTCGGTTGGTTGCTGTGTTGGTGGCGGAGCCGGGGGTGCCGGTCGGTCGGCATGAGTTGCTGACGGTCGGGCAGCGTCGCGAGTTGGTGGAGGTCTTCAACGAGACTGGTTCTCCTGGGCCGGATGTGCGGGTGACGGAGGCGTTCGCCTGGCAGGTTGCTGCTGGTCCGGAGCGGGTCGCGTTGGTGGACGGCGATGTGCGGATGACGTACGCGCAGTTGGATGTGGCCGGTGACCGGTTGGCGGGGCGGTTGGTGGCGGCTGGTGTGCGGCGCGGTGACGTGGTGGGGGTGCTGTTGGAGCGGGGCGTGCCGATGGCGGTGGCCATGCTCGCCGTGCTGCGTGCCGGGGCCGCGTACGCCATGCTCGACCCGGAGTTCCCCGATGCCCGGCTGGCGGCGATGGCCGAGGACGCCGAACTGGCCGCATTGGTGACCGACGACAAGCTGGCCGGCCGGCTCGCCTACGCGGGCCCGGCTGTGCTGGTCGACGAGGCCGCCATCTGGGACGGGTGTCTGTCCCTGCCGACGGGCAGGACGGTGCCGAACGGTGTCATGGGGTCTGTGGATTCGCTGGTGGTGGCGGGTGATCCTGGGGATGCGGCTTGTGTGATGTTCACGTCGGGCTCGACGGGTCGGCCGAAGGGGGCGTTGGCGTCGCATCGGGCGATCGTCGGCACCGTCGTGGGGCAGGATTTTGTTGATCTCGGGCCGGAGCAGGTGTGGTTGCAGTGTGCGCCGGTGTCGTGGGATGCGTTCGCGTGGGAGTTCTGGGGTCCGTTGCTGAACGGGGCGGTCTGTGTGTTGCATCCGGGTCAGCGGCCGGAGCCGGCGCGGATCGCCGAGTTGGTTGCCCGTCATGGGATCACGACGTTGTTCCTGTCGACGGGGTTGTTCAACCTGATGCTCGATGAGTTTCCGGAGACGCTCGCTGCGGTGGGGCAGGTGATCACGGGTGGTGAGGCGGCTTCGGTAGAGCATCTGGCCCGTGCCTGTCAGTTGCCTGAGCTGCGGTTGGTGCATGCTTATGGGCCGGTGGAGAGCATGATCTTCACGAACTGTCATCGGATCGAGTCGCCTCCGCGGCATGCGCCGGTGCCGGTTGGCGGGCCGTTGGTGAACCGTCGCTGCTATGTGCTGGATGAGCGGTTGCGGCCGGTCCCGGTGGGTGTCACCGGCGAGTTGTATGTCGCCGGTACGGGGTTGGCGGATGGTTATCTGCGTCAGGCCGGGTTGACGGCTGAGCGGTTCGTCGCCGATCCCTTCGGTGGTGCGGGTGCGCGGATGTATCGCACGGGTGACCTGGCGCGGTGGACGCGCGACGGCATGGTGGAGATCATCGGTCGGGCTGACGACCAGGTGAAGATTCGGGGGTTCCGGATCGAGCCTGGTGAGGTCGCCGCGGCTCTCGCCGCGCAGCCCGGCGTCGGTGCAGTGGCTGTCGTGGTCCGTGAGGACCGGCCTGGCGACAAGCAACTCGTGGCCTACCTGACCCCGGCAGCAGGCGCACAGTCGGACCTGGCGGCGGCCGACCTACGCCGCGCCGCCGCCGGGACGCTCCCGGCCCACATGGTGCCCGCCGCCTTCGTACTACTCGACCGGCTACCACTGACCGCCAACGGCAAACTCGACAAGACAGCGCTACCCGCCCCGCACCAGGACCGGAACCCCGGGCGGCCCCCCAGGACACCGAGCGAGCGGGTCATGTGTGACGTCTTCGCCGAGGTCCTCGGAGTCGCCTCGGTCGGTCTCGACGACGGGTTCTTCGAGCTTGGCGGTCACTCGCTGCTGGCCCCCCGGCTGGTCAGCCGGATCCGCAACACCCTGGGCCGCGACATCAGCGTCCGCGATCTGTTCGAGCGGCCCACCGTCGCCGGACTCCTGGGCGAGGGGCGGGGCGTCGACACGCTCGGCGTGCTGCTGCCGCTGCAATCCGGTGGGACGCGCCGTCCTCTGTTCTGCGTGCATCCCGGGATAGGGATGAGTTGGTCGTACGCCGGACTGGCCCGGCACCTCGGCGCGGACCAGCCGATCTACGGCCTGCAGACCCGGGCGTTGACCGTGCCCGGCTACCGCGCGGCGAGCCTGCCGGAGTTGGCCGAGGAGTACCTCGAGGAGATCCGGCGGGTGCAGCCGCACGGCCCCTACCGGCTGCTCGGCTGGTCGTTCGGTGGTGTCGTCGCGCACGCCGTGGCCACCGCCGCGCAGCAGGCGGGGGAGCAGGTCGAGCTGCTGGCCATGATGGACGCCTACCCGGTCCGCGCCGAGGAGGCGGCCCGGCCCCGAAGTGACCGCGACACCATGCTGATGCTGATGGGCGAGGACGACCAGCCCGGGGACCTGCCCGACGAGATCCTCGACCGGTACGACCCGACGGTGGCGGCCGAGGTGTTGCGCCACCGCGACCCGGTACTCGCCAGCTTCACCCACGACGAGGTCCACGCGCTGGTTCTCGCCGCTGTCAACCACGCCGACATCATGGCCGCCCACCGGCCAGGAGTCTTCTCCGGTGACCTGCTGTTCTTCTCCGCCGAACGGGTCGAGGCCGACGAGGACCTGTCAGCGAGGCGCTGGGAGGAACACCTGGACGGCACCATCGAATGCCACTCCGTAGCCGCCACCCACCATCGGATGACCGAGCAGGCGCCGCTCGCGGAGATCGGTCAGATCCTCGCCGCCAAACTCACCTGA
- a CDS encoding alpha/beta hydrolase: METAVFDYDHDAPLEVQRHDHVVTGDLTISELTYDHGAGGRARATLIVPARPNGTGVILTHGGTDDGRHFFVDEATNMAERGMTALLTAYRLPPHGDQGVVADAVRVAVLTQLRGLDLLTGWADRLCYFGHSGGAQFGAILSAVDPRLSALALASYGAGTLQRVAAASLPQNDPVADAYLEFLRRYEPASYVAVPGARRLLFQHGRDDDVVYLSEGLRLFDAAAEPKEWREYPCGHDTSTPPQARADRLRLFAATSEG; this comes from the coding sequence ATGGAGACGGCTGTGTTCGACTATGACCACGACGCCCCGCTCGAGGTCCAACGCCACGACCATGTGGTGACGGGGGACCTCACCATCAGCGAACTCACCTACGACCATGGCGCCGGTGGCCGCGCCCGCGCCACCCTCATCGTCCCTGCCCGGCCGAACGGCACCGGCGTCATCCTCACCCACGGCGGTACGGACGACGGCCGGCACTTCTTCGTCGACGAGGCCACCAACATGGCCGAGCGTGGCATGACCGCGCTGCTGACGGCCTACCGACTGCCGCCGCACGGCGACCAGGGGGTTGTGGCCGACGCCGTGCGGGTCGCGGTACTGACCCAGCTCCGCGGTCTCGACCTGCTGACCGGGTGGGCCGACCGGCTCTGCTACTTCGGACACAGCGGCGGCGCGCAGTTTGGTGCCATCCTCAGCGCGGTGGACCCGCGCCTGTCTGCGCTGGCCCTCGCGTCCTACGGCGCCGGCACCCTTCAGCGCGTCGCCGCCGCCAGCCTGCCGCAGAACGATCCGGTAGCCGACGCCTACCTGGAGTTCCTGCGCCGCTACGAGCCGGCGTCCTACGTCGCGGTGCCGGGCGCCCGGCGACTGCTGTTCCAGCATGGCAGGGACGACGATGTCGTCTACCTGTCGGAGGGGCTGCGCTTGTTTGACGCGGCTGCCGAACCCAAGGAGTGGCGCGAATACCCCTGCGGACACGACACGTCGACGCCGCCGCAGGCCCGGGCCGACCGCCTGCGGCTGTTCGCCGCCACCTCGGAGGGCTGA